The DNA segment TATTTCCATAAAGACCTCACCTTCCTGTTGAGTTTTTTAACTCATCCTTTGGGAGGATGGTGAGGTCTTTTTTCTACATTTTTTCTGCTTTTTCCTCCTTTTCGACCTAAAAATATTTTACACTATCATTAATTTTTCATAGGCTTTATTTATACATTTATTTTAAAACCCTACGCAAAAATTATGCGTAGGGCCGAGGGGATTATCGTCTTTCTTCTATATATTTTTCTGCCGAAACCGCAGCTATAGCACCATCGGCAGCAGCAGTTATAACCTGCCTTAAAGACTTTTCCCTGATGTCTCCCGCGGCAAAAATACCCGGAACATTGGTGGCCATATTTTCGTCGGTAATAATATAGCCTCTTTCGTTAAGGTTTACAAGCCCTTTTACTATACCGGAATTCGGCTCCCATCCAATAGCTACGAAAACGCCATCGGTAGGATAGGAAATGATTTCCCCGGTCTTAATATTTTTTACCACAATTTCCTCAACCGCTTCTTGTCCCTTTACCTCTTCTACCACCGAATCCCACAAAAATTTTATTTTTTCATTGGAAAAGGCTCTTTCCTGAAGTATCTTGGTAGCCCTCAGTTCATTTCTCCTGTGCACTACCGTTACACTTTCTGCAAATTTTGTTAGGTAAAGGGCTTCTTCTATTGCAGAGTCTCCTCCACCTACAACTACTACCTTCCTGTCCGTGTAAAATGCGCCATCACAGGTGGCACAATAGGAGACGCCCCTGCCGGTAAATTCCTTCTCGCCTTTAACCATCAGCTTTCTGGCTTCAGCGCCCATTGCAAGGATCACCGCGTTTGCCTCTAATTGTTCATTTTTCAATTCTACGATAAATCTACCATCCTTTGGAATTATCCTTTGAGCCTCTCCATTAACGAATTTTGCTCCGAACCTTTCTGCCTGCATTTTCATCGCTTCGGTAAGTTCCATTCCGCCAATACCTTCCACAAACCCCGGATAATTCTCAATCCTGTCGGTAATAGCCGCCTGTCCACCGGCATACATCTTTTCCACAACTAATGTCTTTAGTCTTGCCCTTGCTCCGTAAATTGCTGCTGAAAGCCCTGCGGGACCTCCGCCTATAATTATAAGATCGTAGATCATTTTTATCCCCCTTTTTAATTATTTATTTATTAATTTTAACCTTTTATTTATTTTAATTACCCTTTGCCTATAATTATATACCAATAAAAACCTGTAAAATAG comes from the Thermovenabulum gondwanense genome and includes:
- the trxB gene encoding thioredoxin-disulfide reductase, with translation MYDLIIIGGGPAGLSAAIYGARARLKTLVVEKMYAGGQAAITDRIENYPGFVEGIGGMELTEAMKMQAERFGAKFVNGEAQRIIPKDGRFIVELKNEQLEANAVILAMGAEARKLMVKGEKEFTGRGVSYCATCDGAFYTDRKVVVVGGGDSAIEEALYLTKFAESVTVVHRRNELRATKILQERAFSNEKIKFLWDSVVEEVKGQEAVEEIVVKNIKTGEIISYPTDGVFVAIGWEPNSGIVKGLVNLNERGYIITDENMATNVPGIFAAGDIREKSLRQVITAAADGAIAAVSAEKYIEERR